One Sporichthyaceae bacterium DNA window includes the following coding sequences:
- the fabI gene encoding enoyl-ACP reductase FabI, with product MGLLDGKRILVTGVLTDASIAFHVARLAQEQGAAVVLSSYGRVLRLTTRIAGRLPQPAPVIELDVTDTDHLAALPDAVREHVDGLDGVVHSIGFAPETALGGNFLNTEWEDVATAVHVSAYSYKALAMAARPLYPAVQTPRSPGGSRGGAAVVGLTFDATVAWPKYDWMGVAKAALESCSRYLARDLGPHGVRSNLVAAGPIKTMAAKSIPGFEEFENVWKARAPMGWDVGDPVPAAQACVALLSDWFPATTGEIVHVDGGVHAMGG from the coding sequence ATGGGTCTGCTCGACGGCAAGCGAATTCTGGTCACCGGCGTCCTGACCGACGCCTCGATCGCCTTCCACGTCGCCCGGCTGGCGCAGGAGCAGGGCGCCGCCGTGGTGCTGTCCTCCTACGGCCGGGTCCTGCGCCTCACCACCCGAATCGCCGGGCGGCTGCCGCAGCCCGCGCCGGTCATCGAGCTCGACGTCACCGACACCGACCACCTGGCCGCGCTGCCGGACGCGGTGCGCGAACACGTCGACGGCCTCGACGGGGTCGTCCACTCGATCGGGTTCGCGCCCGAGACGGCACTGGGCGGCAACTTCCTGAACACCGAGTGGGAGGACGTCGCGACCGCGGTGCACGTGTCGGCCTACTCGTACAAGGCCCTCGCGATGGCCGCGCGGCCGTTGTACCCGGCAGTGCAAACTCCGCGCTCGCCCGGCGGCTCGCGCGGCGGCGCCGCGGTGGTCGGCCTCACGTTCGACGCAACCGTGGCCTGGCCGAAGTACGACTGGATGGGCGTCGCGAAGGCCGCGCTGGAGTCCTGCTCCCGCTACCTGGCCCGCGACCTCGGCCCGCACGGCGTCCGGTCGAACCTCGTCGCTGCCGGCCCGATCAAGACCATGGCGGCCAAGTCGATCCCTGGCTTCGAGGAGTTCGAGAACGTCTGGAAGGCCCGCGCCCCGATGGGCTGGGACGTCGGCGACCCGGTGCCGGCCGCGCAGGCCTGCGTGGCCCTGCTCTCGGACTGGTTCCCGGCCACCACCGGCGAGATAGTGCACGTGGACGGCGGCGTACACGCGATGGGTGGTTGA
- a CDS encoding histidine phosphatase family protein: MTRELIVLRHAKADRGSHVDHERPLTGRGRRDALAAGRWMAENDIKPELTLCSTATRAKETWALAAMELGDGVPTQFERDIYGGDTEDILRLLRDTDKHVHTLLLVGHNPTLQDLVLLLAGDGEPELIDAARSDFGTAALARLRLSRGWTVLDPASAALIDFTVARG, translated from the coding sequence ATGACCCGCGAACTGATCGTGCTGCGGCACGCCAAGGCCGACCGGGGCTCACACGTCGACCACGAACGCCCGTTGACCGGGCGCGGCCGACGCGACGCGCTGGCCGCCGGCCGGTGGATGGCCGAGAACGACATCAAGCCGGAACTGACCTTGTGCTCCACGGCCACTCGCGCCAAGGAGACGTGGGCGTTGGCGGCCATGGAGCTCGGCGACGGCGTGCCCACGCAGTTCGAGCGCGACATCTACGGCGGCGACACCGAGGACATCCTTCGGCTGCTGCGCGACACGGACAAGCACGTCCACACGCTGTTGCTGGTCGGCCACAACCCGACCCTGCAGGACCTCGTGCTGTTGCTGGCCGGCGACGGTGAACCGGAGTTGATCGACGCCGCACGCAGCGACTTCGGCACCGCGGCGCTGGCGCGACTGCGCCTGTCGCGGGGCTGGACGGTGCTCGATCCAGCTTCCGCCGCCCTGATCGACTTCACGGTCGCCAGAGGCTGA
- the serB gene encoding phosphoserine phosphatase SerB — protein sequence MTVTGRDRPGVTAALFDSLVGHDVEVVDVEQVVIRGQLVLGVLVSAGVAEAAVRSAVAAVADRLGMYVEISSGAAEAEPSGASRLHVTVLGRPLGTAAMAGIAARIAAAGANIDSITRLAGYPVTCLELEVSGRAHLAGLRVELAAEAAARGVDIAVQQGGLHRHGKRLVVMDVDSTLIQDEVIEMLAAHAGHAAEVARITEAAMRGELDFEASLLARVGLLAGLDARAVDAVRAAVRLTPGARTLVRTLKRLDHEVAIVSGGFTQVTDFLVAELDLDHSCANTLEIVDGKLTGRLVGPIVDRAYKAAMLKKFAARAGVPLSRTVAIGDGANDLDMLAAAGLGVAFNAKPMVRRAAHTTINVPYLDTLLFLLGISREDVEAADAGDLVD from the coding sequence GTGACGGTGACCGGCCGCGACCGACCTGGGGTCACCGCGGCACTGTTCGACTCGCTGGTCGGCCACGACGTCGAGGTCGTCGACGTCGAACAAGTCGTCATCCGCGGTCAGTTGGTGCTGGGCGTTCTTGTCTCGGCCGGGGTGGCCGAGGCAGCGGTCCGGTCCGCCGTCGCGGCGGTCGCCGACCGGCTCGGGATGTACGTCGAGATCAGCTCCGGCGCGGCGGAGGCTGAGCCGAGCGGAGCGAGCCGGCTGCACGTCACCGTGCTCGGCCGCCCGTTGGGCACCGCGGCGATGGCCGGGATCGCGGCCCGGATCGCGGCCGCCGGGGCGAACATCGACAGCATCACCCGTCTGGCCGGCTACCCGGTGACGTGCCTGGAACTGGAGGTCTCCGGCCGCGCGCACCTGGCCGGGTTGCGTGTCGAACTGGCCGCCGAGGCCGCGGCGCGGGGCGTGGACATCGCGGTGCAACAGGGCGGCCTGCACCGGCACGGCAAGCGGCTGGTCGTCATGGACGTCGACTCGACCCTGATCCAGGACGAGGTCATCGAGATGCTGGCCGCCCACGCCGGCCACGCCGCCGAGGTCGCCCGGATCACCGAGGCCGCGATGCGTGGGGAGCTGGACTTCGAGGCCTCGCTGCTGGCCCGCGTCGGACTGCTGGCCGGGCTGGACGCGCGCGCCGTCGACGCGGTCCGCGCAGCCGTGCGCCTCACCCCGGGCGCGCGGACGCTGGTTCGGACGCTGAAGCGGTTGGACCACGAGGTGGCGATCGTCTCCGGCGGATTCACCCAGGTGACCGATTTCCTGGTCGCCGAGCTAGACCTGGACCACTCCTGCGCCAACACCCTGGAGATCGTCGACGGGAAGCTCACCGGCCGGCTGGTCGGCCCGATCGTCGACCGCGCCTACAAGGCGGCGATGCTCAAGAAGTTCGCCGCCCGTGCCGGGGTACCGCTGTCCCGGACGGTCGCGATCGGCGACGGCGCCAACGACCTGGACATGCTGGCCGCCGCAGGCCTCGGGGTGGCGTTCAACGCCAAGCCGATGGTGCGCCGCGCCGCGCACACCACGATCAACGTGCCGTACCTGGACACTTTGCTGTTCCTGCTCGGCATCAGCCGGGAGGACGTCGAGGCGGCCGACGCCGGCGATCTCGTCGACTAG
- the glgC gene encoding glucose-1-phosphate adenylyltransferase, which yields MAGKQILAIVLAGGEGKRLMPLTSDRAKPAVPFGGIYRLVDFVLSNLVNGGFLKIVVLTQYKNHSLDRHISRTWRMSTLLGNYVTPVPAQQRRGPHWFAGSADAIFQNLNLIDDEQPEHVIVFGADHIYRMDPRQMVDQHMESGLGVTVAAVRQPRSMSSHFGVISADATGSRIAEFLEKPHNPPGLADSPDEVFASMGNYVFRTSALIKAVNEDAMDPSSKHDLGGNIIPRLVKEGQAGVYDFSHNEVPGPAGREAGYWRDVGTLDAFYEAHMDLISANPAFNLYNREWPIYTLQDAWPPARFVGGTEGVTGHAVESMVSVGVQVAGSVERSVLSPGVSVGRNARVEGCVLLDGVRIGQDAAVRNAILDKNVVVPDGYRLGFSAADAELPRVTMTADGIRVVSKGARLGPA from the coding sequence ATGGCCGGAAAGCAGATCCTCGCGATCGTGCTCGCCGGTGGGGAAGGTAAGCGCCTGATGCCGCTGACGTCGGACCGGGCCAAGCCGGCGGTCCCGTTCGGCGGCATCTACCGCTTGGTCGACTTCGTCCTGTCGAACCTCGTGAACGGCGGATTCCTCAAGATCGTCGTGCTGACCCAGTACAAGAACCACAGCCTGGACCGGCACATCTCGCGGACCTGGCGGATGTCCACGCTGCTCGGGAACTACGTCACCCCGGTGCCCGCCCAGCAGCGGCGCGGGCCGCACTGGTTCGCCGGGTCCGCGGACGCGATCTTCCAGAACCTGAACCTGATCGACGACGAACAGCCGGAGCACGTGATCGTGTTCGGCGCCGACCACATCTACCGGATGGACCCCCGGCAGATGGTCGACCAGCACATGGAGTCCGGGCTGGGCGTGACGGTCGCCGCGGTGCGTCAGCCCCGTTCGATGTCCAGCCACTTCGGCGTGATCTCGGCCGACGCCACCGGCTCGAGGATCGCCGAGTTCCTGGAGAAGCCGCACAACCCCCCGGGCCTGGCGGACTCCCCCGACGAGGTCTTCGCCTCGATGGGCAACTACGTCTTCCGCACCTCGGCGCTGATCAAGGCCGTCAACGAGGACGCGATGGACCCGTCGAGCAAGCACGACCTCGGCGGCAACATCATCCCGCGGCTGGTGAAGGAGGGGCAGGCCGGCGTCTACGACTTCTCGCACAACGAGGTCCCCGGCCCGGCCGGTCGCGAGGCCGGCTACTGGCGCGACGTCGGGACCTTGGACGCTTTCTACGAGGCGCACATGGACCTGATCTCGGCCAACCCCGCGTTCAACCTCTACAACCGCGAGTGGCCGATCTACACCCTGCAGGACGCCTGGCCACCGGCCCGGTTCGTCGGGGGCACCGAGGGCGTCACCGGGCACGCGGTCGAGTCGATGGTGTCGGTCGGCGTGCAGGTCGCGGGCTCGGTCGAACGGTCGGTGCTCTCCCCCGGCGTCTCGGTCGGCCGCAACGCCCGGGTCGAGGGCTGCGTGCTGCTCGACGGCGTGCGCATCGGACAGGACGCCGCGGTGCGAAACGCCATCCTGGACAAGAACGTGGTCGTGCCGGACGGCTACCGCCTCGGCTTCTCCGCCGCCGACGCGGAACTGCCGCGGGTGACGATGACCGCCGACGGGATCCGGGTGGTCTCCAAGGGCGCGCGCCTCGGCCCGGCCTAG
- the glgA gene encoding glycogen synthase, producing the protein MRVDLMTREYPPEVYGGAGVHVEYLAAELRRLAEVRVHCFGEPRDEPGVTAHPVPSELAAANAALQVLGVDLSIAAAVNGTDLVHSHTWYANMAGHVAKLLHGVPHVMTTHSLEPLRPWKAEQLGGGYALSRWAESTAINAADAVIAVSAGMRADVLRCYPDVDPDRVHVIHNGIDTAEYSPRLDAAVMARHHLDPDRPTVVFVGRITRQKGLPYLLRAARAFDRDAQIVLCAGAPDTPDILGEVTGLVNLLQTERRGVFWISETLPRADLVSILSHATVFVCPSIYEPMGIVNLEAMGCETAVVATATGGIPEVVADGETGLLVPIEQAGDGTGIPVDPNKFAADFAAAVNQLLRDPARAQAMGKAGRERAVTRFSWAEIASRTVDLYGRLLV; encoded by the coding sequence GTGCGTGTCGATCTGATGACCCGTGAGTACCCGCCGGAGGTATACGGCGGTGCTGGGGTCCATGTGGAATATCTGGCCGCCGAGTTGCGGCGGTTGGCCGAGGTCCGGGTGCACTGCTTCGGTGAGCCCCGCGACGAACCCGGGGTGACGGCTCACCCCGTCCCGAGCGAGTTGGCCGCGGCCAACGCGGCGCTGCAGGTGCTCGGCGTCGACCTGTCGATCGCGGCCGCGGTCAACGGGACGGACCTGGTGCACAGCCACACCTGGTACGCCAACATGGCCGGCCACGTGGCCAAGCTGCTGCACGGCGTCCCGCACGTGATGACGACGCACTCCCTGGAGCCGCTGCGGCCGTGGAAGGCCGAGCAGCTCGGCGGCGGGTACGCGCTGTCGCGCTGGGCCGAGAGCACCGCGATCAACGCGGCCGACGCGGTCATCGCGGTGTCCGCCGGGATGCGCGCCGACGTGCTGCGCTGCTACCCGGACGTCGATCCCGATCGCGTCCACGTGATCCACAACGGCATCGACACCGCGGAGTACTCACCCCGGCTGGACGCCGCCGTGATGGCTCGGCACCACCTGGACCCGGACCGCCCGACCGTCGTGTTCGTCGGTCGGATCACCCGGCAGAAGGGCCTGCCGTACCTGCTGCGCGCAGCCCGCGCGTTCGACCGCGACGCCCAGATCGTGCTGTGCGCCGGCGCCCCGGACACTCCGGACATCCTGGGCGAGGTCACCGGCCTGGTGAACCTGCTGCAGACCGAGCGACGCGGGGTCTTCTGGATCTCCGAGACCCTGCCGCGGGCGGATCTGGTCTCGATCCTCAGCCACGCCACGGTTTTCGTGTGCCCGTCGATCTACGAACCGATGGGGATCGTGAACCTCGAGGCCATGGGTTGCGAGACGGCTGTGGTGGCCACCGCGACCGGCGGCATCCCGGAGGTCGTCGCCGACGGCGAGACCGGCCTGCTGGTCCCGATCGAGCAGGCCGGCGACGGCACCGGCATCCCGGTCGACCCGAACAAGTTCGCGGCCGACTTCGCCGCGGCGGTCAACCAACTGCTGCGCGACCCGGCCCGGGCGCAGGCAATGGGCAAGGCCGGGCGGGAGCGCGCGGTCACCCGGTTCTCGTGGGCCGAGATCGCCTCGCGGACGGTAGACCTCTACGGCCGACTGCTGGTCTGA